One window of the Triticum dicoccoides isolate Atlit2015 ecotype Zavitan chromosome 3B, WEW_v2.0, whole genome shotgun sequence genome contains the following:
- the LOC119280867 gene encoding protein YLS7-like produces MSLPGKNPPVVAGGMQQWLSSIVMSAVALLLTLGPTHVQGSCDIFRGNWVPDSSGPLYTSSSCPLIIRAENCQANGRPDKGYENWRWKPERCALPRFDARKFLKLMRGKTLAFAGDSIAQNQMESLLCILWQVDTPINLSDRRMSRWIFNSTSITIIRIWSPWLLYNSKEAVGIAPEGLNKVFLDIPDKTLMEFLPGFDVLVLSFGHWFVTPSAYILNGTVVGGQSWWPLEAGKMQMNNIDAFGASTETCLTAVATNPNFKGIAILSTYSPDHYERGAWNVGGSCTGKVNPLDKAMRDVFIDAMYAKQVAGFRKVVKNSGEQGSKLKLMSITEPFALRVDGHPGPYTNLDPNKKTQRGPDGRPPPQDCLHWCMPGPIDTWNEMLFETIRR; encoded by the exons ATGAGTTTACCAGGGAAGAATCCTCCGGTGGTGGCCGGAGGAATGCAGCAATGGCTCTCATCCATCGTTATGTCAGCGGTGGCTCTGTTGCTGACCCTGGGGCCTACACATGTTCAAG GTAGCTGTGATATCTTTCGTGGGAACTGGGTTCCTGATtcttctgggccactgtacacgaGCAGCTCTTGCCCTCTGATCATACGCGCGGAGAACTGCCAGGCGAATGGGCGGCCGGACAAGGGGTATGAGAACTGGAGATGGAAGCCCGAGCGGTGCGCTCTCCCGCGCTTtgacgcaaggaagttcctgaagCTGATGAGGGGCAAGACACTTGCTTTCGCTGGGGATTCGATTGCTCAGAACCAGATGGAGTCTCTCCTTTGCATCCTATGGCAG GTGGACACCCCAATAAACCTTAGCGATCGTAGGATGAGTAGGTGGATATTCAATTCGACCTCAATAACTATTATCCGCATATGGTCTCCTTGGCTATTATACAATTCAAAAGAAGCTGTGGGAATTGCCCCCGAGGGTCTTAATAAGGTTTTCCTCGATATCCCAGATAAGACGTTGATGGAATTTCTCCCAGGTTTTGATGTCCTGGTCCTCTCTTTTGGACATTGGTTCGTCACACCATCGGCCTATATCCTGAATGGCACAGTCGTTGGAGGGCAGAGCTGGTGGCCTCTTGAAGCTGGAAAGATGCAGATGAACAACATTGatgcttttggtgcatccaccgagACTTGCCTAACTGCTGTGGCTACTAACCCAAATTTCAAAGGTATAGCTATTTTGAGCACATACTCACCGGACCATTACGAACGCGGGGCATGGAATGTTGGTGGATCATGCACTGGGAAGGTTAACCCCTTGGATAAGGCGATGAGGGATGTATTCATAGATGCAatgtatgcaaaacaagttgcgggCTTTAGAAAGGTAGTCAAGAATTCTGGAGAACAAGGATCCAAGTTGAAACTAATGAGCATCACAGAACCCTTTGCCTTAAGGGTTGATGGGCATCCTGGACCATACACAAATCTGGACCCAAACAAGAAGACTCAAAGAGGGCCGGATGGAAGGCCCCCACCTCAGGATTGTCTACATTGGTGCATGCCAGGACCTATAGATACATGGAACGAGATGCTATTTGAGACCATACGAAGATAA